In one Leptospira stimsonii genomic region, the following are encoded:
- a CDS encoding sensor domain-containing diguanylate cyclase, producing the protein MNFEQEYNLEKFVNNSLDLISIQRLDGTVIQVNPSFERILGWSEKDLLGSNPFHLLHPDDLDSTLKEIEKLNQGIPTLAFQNRFRCSDGSYKFFAWTCYPDLNEGLLYTSGRDITDLVESNRKISQLAAELKEANNRLFEQASTDPLTKLKNRRAFNEALQYLIHLTLKQESQISLMMIDADHFKAFNDQFGHPEGDQVLIQLASLLLEKVGRDDIVGRYGGEEFIIALPGASEKEAGTIAESIVRTIRNFSWEKKNVTVSIGISTIQFH; encoded by the coding sequence ATGAACTTCGAACAAGAATATAATTTAGAAAAGTTTGTAAACAATTCTTTGGATCTTATTTCGATTCAAAGATTGGACGGAACGGTCATACAAGTGAATCCTTCTTTTGAGAGGATCTTAGGTTGGTCTGAAAAGGATCTTCTCGGTAGCAATCCGTTTCACCTCTTACATCCTGACGATTTGGATTCCACTCTGAAAGAGATTGAAAAATTAAATCAAGGAATTCCCACACTTGCGTTTCAAAATCGATTTCGATGTTCCGATGGAAGTTATAAATTCTTCGCATGGACTTGTTATCCGGACTTAAACGAAGGTTTGTTGTACACTTCCGGTCGCGATATCACGGATCTCGTGGAATCCAATCGAAAGATCAGTCAACTTGCGGCGGAACTCAAAGAAGCAAACAATCGGCTCTTTGAACAGGCATCGACCGATCCTCTTACAAAACTCAAAAATCGAAGAGCGTTTAACGAAGCGCTTCAATATCTCATTCATCTTACTCTAAAACAAGAAAGCCAAATTTCTTTGATGATGATCGATGCCGATCATTTCAAAGCATTTAACGACCAGTTCGGTCATCCGGAAGGGGATCAGGTCTTAATCCAATTGGCTTCTCTCCTCTTGGAGAAAGTCGGAAGGGACGATATTGTCGGTCGTTACGGCGGAGAAGAATTCATCATCGCACTTCCGGGCGCATCGGAAAAAGAGGCCGGTACGATCGCAGAATCCATAGTGAGAACGATCCGAAATTTTTCGTGGGAGAAAAAGAATGTAACCGTAAGCATCGGGATCTCTACGATTCAGTTTCATT